Proteins encoded within one genomic window of Merismopedia glauca CCAP 1448/3:
- the rsmA gene encoding 16S rRNA (adenine(1518)-N(6)/adenine(1519)-N(6))-dimethyltransferase RsmA produces MPSPHPRKQFAQHWLRSDVALNKIIAAAELSLTDKVLEIGPGTGILTRLLLPLSASVLAIEIDRDLCKKLVASFGKLDKFLLLQGDFLTLDLNNCLESFPQFQDPNKVVANIPYNITGPILEKLLGKISNPNPKPLDLIVLLVQKEVAERIAAKPGTKAFGALSVRVQYLAEAELVYHVPAKAFYPPPKVDSAVVRLRPRNFQPAADSPKQLENLVTAGFREKRKMLRNNLKSLVESDRFTEILTELDINPQARAEQLSLAQWVALSNRIAAHRSESLTSDFCTDAIYRISTPDS; encoded by the coding sequence ATGCCTTCACCTCATCCCCGCAAACAATTTGCTCAGCACTGGCTACGCAGCGATGTCGCCTTAAATAAAATTATAGCAGCAGCCGAATTATCTTTAACCGATAAAGTCCTAGAAATTGGACCTGGAACTGGAATTCTTACCCGATTATTACTACCTTTATCAGCATCAGTTTTAGCGATTGAAATCGATAGAGATTTGTGTAAAAAACTAGTAGCTAGTTTCGGTAAATTAGATAAATTTTTACTATTACAAGGAGACTTTCTCACCTTAGATTTAAATAATTGCTTAGAGAGTTTTCCGCAGTTTCAAGATCCCAATAAAGTAGTAGCTAATATTCCTTACAATATTACAGGTCCGATCTTAGAAAAACTCTTGGGAAAAATCTCAAATCCCAATCCAAAACCATTGGATTTAATAGTTCTCTTAGTTCAAAAAGAAGTAGCTGAAAGAATCGCAGCTAAACCAGGTACAAAAGCTTTTGGAGCCTTATCAGTTAGAGTTCAATATCTAGCAGAAGCTGAGTTAGTTTATCATGTACCAGCTAAAGCTTTTTACCCACCGCCAAAGGTAGATTCTGCTGTAGTGAGATTACGCCCCAGAAATTTCCAACCAGCCGCAGATAGTCCCAAACAACTCGAAAATTTAGTCACAGCCGGATTTAGAGAAAAGCGGAAAATGCTGCGTAACAACCTCAAAAGTCTAGTCGAAAGCGATCGCTTCACCGAAATTCTCACCGAACTAGATATTAACCCCCAAGCTCGTGCCGAACAATTAAGTTTAGCTCAGTGGGTAGCCTTAAGTAATAGAATTGCAGCACACAGATCGGAATCTCTAACTTCTGACTTCTGTACAGACGCGATATATCGCATTTCTACTCCTGACTCCTGA
- a CDS encoding DUF3288 family protein, with product MSNPEQKDQEHPQAKRDRQVVSQLLQSEPNPYQLAELARLRIRYQQFPGAKDIKADLDLVLKNWSLSEAQLLAKTRQIHAQSSIYQEQKLEGDREDWN from the coding sequence ATGAGTAACCCAGAACAAAAAGACCAAGAACATCCCCAAGCAAAACGCGATCGCCAAGTAGTCAGTCAACTCTTACAAAGCGAACCGAACCCTTATCAATTAGCAGAATTAGCTAGGTTAAGAATCAGATATCAGCAATTTCCTGGAGCAAAAGATATCAAAGCCGATCTAGATCTAGTTTTGAAAAACTGGTCACTCAGTGAAGCCCAACTACTTGCCAAAACTCGTCAAATCCATGCTCAAAGTAGCATTTATCAAGAGCAAAAACTGGAAGGCGATCGCGAAGATTGGAATTAA